In Chitinophaga oryzae, the sequence GTAGGCAAAGACGGCTTCGACATTACCCGCCGGAAAGCGAAAGACAGCTGGAACAAAGAGCTGGGCCGCCTGTCTGTGGAAGGCGGTACCTCCGAACAGGTAAGCACCTTCTACTCATCCCTGTACAGGACCATGCTGTTCCCCCGCAAATTCTATGAAATCAATGCGAAAAACGAAGTGGTGCATTACAGCCCGTTCAACGGACAGGTGCTGCCCGGCTATATGTTTACCGACAATGGTTTCTGGGACACCTTCCGCGCGGTACATCCGTTCTTCACCCTGATGTATCCTTCCCTCAGCGGACATATCATGGAAGGCCTGGCCAATTCCTATAAGGAAAGCGGCTGGTTGCCCGAATGGGCCAGCCCCGGTCACCGTGACTGTATGATCGGTTCCAACTCCGCTTCCCTCATCGCTGACGCTTACCTGAAAGGTATCCGGGGCTATGACATCAATACCCTCTACGAAGCGATCCTGAAAAACACGGAAAACGAAGGCCCGCTCTCTTCTGTAGGCCGCAAAGGCGTGAAATACTACAACGAGCTGGGTTACGTTCCCTACGATGTGGACGTGAACGAAAATGCCGCCCGTACACTGGAATACGCCTATGACGATTTTACCATCTACGAGCTGGCCAAAGCGCTGAACAGGCCGAAGGAAGAAATAGCCCGTTTTGCCAAACGGTCCCAGAACTACCGCAACCTGTTCGACCCGGAAACAAAACTGATGCGCGGCAAAAATAAAGACGGCCGCTTCCAGGCACCGTTCAACCCGTTCAAATGGGGCGACGCTTTCACGGAAGGCAACAGCTGGCACTATACCTGGTCTGTATTTCATGACGTACAGGGACTGGCTAACCTGATGGGCGGCCGCGAATCGTTCACCAATATGCTGGATTCCGTTTTCAAAATGGCGCCGGTATATGATGAAAGTTACTATGGCACCGTCATCCACGAAATCCGCGAAATGCAGATCATGAACATGGGCCAGTATGCGCACGGTAATCAGCCGATCCAGCACATGATTTACCTCTATAACTACGCAGGCCAGCCCTGGAAAACCCAGTACTGGATCCGCCAGGTAATGGAGCGCCTGTATAAAGCTACGCCCGATGGGTACTGTGGCGACGAGGACAACGGGCAGACTTCCGCCTGGTACGTGTTCTCCGCTATGGGCTTCTACCCGGTATGCCCCGGCACACAGCAATATGTATTGGGTACTCCCCTGTTCGCCAAACTCACCATGACGCTGGAAGACGGCAAAAAAATGGTGATCGAAGCGCCAGGCAACAGTGCCACAAACCTGTACGTGCAACAGGCGGCGCTGAACGGTCAGCCCTATACGAAAAACTGGATCAGCCACCAGGACCTGCAGAAAGGCGGTAAGCTGGTATTCCGTATGGGCGCTACCCCTGAAAAAACAAGAGGTACGCAGCCGGCGGCTTTCCCGTACTCTTATTCAACAGCCAATAAATAAAAAACGATATAGAAGAATTTCATTGTTCACTGTAAATAATTCATCCCGATTCTTCGGGATGTAATTTTTTTCCAGACACGTTTTAAACTGATACCGATGACCAACAGGATTATTTTCTTATCGATACTCTGCTGTATCGGTACTTCCCTCCGGGCGCAGGAGAATGTGCTGTCCTACGTAAAGCCGATTACCGGCACACAACGCATGGGACATACCTATCCCGGTCCTACCGTACCTTTCGGCGCTGTACAGCTCAGCCCTGAAACAGACACGCTCTCTTATGAGATGAACGGCAAATACAACAAGGACGTCTACAAATACTGCGCAGGTTATCAATATGAAGATAAAACCATTGTAGGCTTCAGCCATACCCACTTCAGCGGCACCGGCCACTCCGACCTGGGCGATTTTCTCATTATGCCCACTACCGGCGCACTGCAGCTGAACCCGGGAACGGCGGATCACCCTGAGAGCGGCTACCGCAGCAGGTTCTCTCATAGCACCGAAGTTGCAGAACCGGCCTACTACAAAGTGAAACTGGAGGATGACAATATCCTCGCCGAACTCACCGCCAGCAACCGCGTAGGCTTCCATCAGTATACCTTTCCCGCTTCTGATCAGTCACACATCGTCCTGGACCTGATGTCCGGCATCTATAACTACCCCAACAAAAACGTATGGACTTTTGTACGGGTAGAAAACGATACGCTGATTACCGGCTACCGCCAAACCAGCGGCTGGGCACGCACCCGCACCGTTTATTTCGCCATGACGTTTTCCAAACCCTTTAAAGAATACGGGCATCGTAATTATACCAGCGATGTATACAAAGGCTTTTACCGCAAGTTCGACCAGACAAAAAATTTCCCTGAGATGGCAGGCCGCCAGATAAGGGCTTACTTCGACTTCAACACCACGGAAGGAGAAAAAATTAAAATAAAATTTGCGATCTCACCGGTGAGCACCGCCGGCGCACTCAAAAACCTGCAGACAGAGATCCCCGGCTGGGACTTTGACCAGGTAAAGCGGGAAGGCCAGGCGCTGTGGACAAAAGAGCTGAATAAAATACAGATTGCCTCCAACAGCCGGGAAGAGAAAGAGAATTTCTACACCGCCATGTACCACGCATTCGTGAATCCGACTACCTATATGGACGTAGACGGGCAATACCGCGGCCTGGACCAGAACAATTATACCGCTAACGGATATACGAACTATACTACTTTCTCCCTTTGGGACACTTACCGTGCATTGCACCCGCTTTTTAACGTAGTGCAACCCGGGCGGAACGCGGACATGGTACAGTCTATGCTGCACCATTACGAACAGAGCGTACAGCACATGCTGCCGGTATGGTCGCACTACGCCAACGAAAACTGGTGTATGATCGGTTACCACAGCGTATCGGTGATTGCAGACGCCATCATGAAAGGCAACGCCCCCTTTGATGTGAACAAAGCGCTCGAAGCCTGCGTGACCACCGCACGGCACCGCACGTACGACGGATTGGGCTATTACATGGACATGGGCTACGTACCGGAAGATAAAAACGGTTCTTCCGTTTCCAAAACGCTGGAATACGCCTATGACGACTGGTGTATCGCGCAGGTAGCCAAAAAACTGGGCAGGACAGACCTCTATGATGAGTTCATCAAACGGGCGGCCAACTATAAAAATGTGTATGATAAAGCCTCCGGCTTTATGCGCCCCCGACTGAGCGACGGTACTTTCAAGGCAGCCTTTGATCCTTTGCAGACGCACGACCAGGGCTTCATTGAAGGCAACGCCTGGAACTACAGCCTTTACGTGCCGCACAACCCCGACGATATGATTGCCATGATGGGCGGAAAAAAACAATTCACGCAACACCTCGATTCCCTTTTTACCATGCATCTGCCGGACAAGTACTTCGCCGA encodes:
- a CDS encoding GH92 family glycosyl hydrolase, translated to MKKVGMLAAALLCLHGAQSQTVYKVAEPVEWVNTLMGTDSKVSLSNGNTYPAIALPWGMNFWMPQTGAMGNGWAYQYTADKIRGFKQTHQPSPWINDYGQFAMMPVTGKLKFDQNKRASWFSHKTEVAKPYYYSVYLADADVTTEITPTERAAQLRFTFPATDSAFVVVDAFDKGSYIKILPKEQKIMGYTTKNSGGVPSNFKNYFVIYFDKPFTVATAWRDSTLLKDQLELQADHAGAVVGFKTKKGEQVVARTASSFISFEQAELNLQREVGKDGFDITRRKAKDSWNKELGRLSVEGGTSEQVSTFYSSLYRTMLFPRKFYEINAKNEVVHYSPFNGQVLPGYMFTDNGFWDTFRAVHPFFTLMYPSLSGHIMEGLANSYKESGWLPEWASPGHRDCMIGSNSASLIADAYLKGIRGYDINTLYEAILKNTENEGPLSSVGRKGVKYYNELGYVPYDVDVNENAARTLEYAYDDFTIYELAKALNRPKEEIARFAKRSQNYRNLFDPETKLMRGKNKDGRFQAPFNPFKWGDAFTEGNSWHYTWSVFHDVQGLANLMGGRESFTNMLDSVFKMAPVYDESYYGTVIHEIREMQIMNMGQYAHGNQPIQHMIYLYNYAGQPWKTQYWIRQVMERLYKATPDGYCGDEDNGQTSAWYVFSAMGFYPVCPGTQQYVLGTPLFAKLTMTLEDGKKMVIEAPGNSATNLYVQQAALNGQPYTKNWISHQDLQKGGKLVFRMGATPEKTRGTQPAAFPYSYSTANK
- a CDS encoding GH92 family glycosyl hydrolase — protein: MTNRIIFLSILCCIGTSLRAQENVLSYVKPITGTQRMGHTYPGPTVPFGAVQLSPETDTLSYEMNGKYNKDVYKYCAGYQYEDKTIVGFSHTHFSGTGHSDLGDFLIMPTTGALQLNPGTADHPESGYRSRFSHSTEVAEPAYYKVKLEDDNILAELTASNRVGFHQYTFPASDQSHIVLDLMSGIYNYPNKNVWTFVRVENDTLITGYRQTSGWARTRTVYFAMTFSKPFKEYGHRNYTSDVYKGFYRKFDQTKNFPEMAGRQIRAYFDFNTTEGEKIKIKFAISPVSTAGALKNLQTEIPGWDFDQVKREGQALWTKELNKIQIASNSREEKENFYTAMYHAFVNPTTYMDVDGQYRGLDQNNYTANGYTNYTTFSLWDTYRALHPLFNVVQPGRNADMVQSMLHHYEQSVQHMLPVWSHYANENWCMIGYHSVSVIADAIMKGNAPFDVNKALEACVTTARHRTYDGLGYYMDMGYVPEDKNGSSVSKTLEYAYDDWCIAQVAKKLGRTDLYDEFIKRAANYKNVYDKASGFMRPRLSDGTFKAAFDPLQTHDQGFIEGNAWNYSLYVPHNPDDMIAMMGGKKQFTQHLDSLFTMHLPDKYFAETEDITRDGIIGNYVHGNEPSHHVAYLYNWTGYPWKTQERVRMILKKMYHPGPDGLGGNDDCGQMSAWYIFSSLGFYPVCPGSDQYALGSPAVDKATLQLENGKTFVIDVKNQGDKNVYVQKVLLNGKPLNRLYITHSDIMEGGNMTFYMSSKPNK